In one Micromonospora polyrhachis genomic region, the following are encoded:
- a CDS encoding TetR/AcrR family transcriptional regulator, with amino-acid sequence MRPAASGGGPVTTKRPKDRKDRIALAGAELFCERGYHGVSVDEIAAVVGISGPAVYRHFPNKYAILVHATREVVGALLAATADPQATTTQDILDELLTALAGVAVSKRRVAGLYQWEGRYLTPEHQREFVATLDTLVGRLVGPLRELRPDLTAGQAALLVDAALSAFGSVSTHRATATGTEQLLTRVAWTLLRTEAPQLPPQRHATPATTPVRPASRRELLLSEAIRLFHRHGYHAVAVEDIGRAAGMQASSVYRYFPSKADLLAAAYYRATDRLTGATTAAIAEASDPADALRRVVQAYVAYAFGQSDLVAVYLAENNNLPDEDRHQLRGAQRSHVEEWVRLVGTVRPNLPVADARVLVHAALNVVTDIGRLGRFDRTSGYDAQTARLALAVLRA; translated from the coding sequence GTGCGACCAGCAGCGAGCGGCGGGGGCCCCGTAACGACGAAGCGGCCGAAAGACCGCAAGGACCGCATTGCGCTGGCCGGCGCCGAGCTGTTCTGCGAGCGGGGCTATCACGGGGTCTCCGTCGACGAGATAGCCGCCGTCGTCGGCATCAGCGGCCCGGCGGTGTACCGGCACTTCCCGAACAAGTACGCGATCCTCGTGCACGCCACCCGGGAGGTCGTCGGCGCCCTACTCGCCGCGACTGCCGACCCGCAGGCGACCACCACCCAGGACATCCTGGACGAACTGCTCACCGCGCTGGCCGGCGTCGCCGTGAGCAAACGGCGCGTCGCCGGGCTGTACCAGTGGGAGGGCCGCTACCTCACCCCCGAGCACCAGCGGGAGTTCGTCGCCACCCTGGACACGCTGGTCGGACGCCTCGTCGGGCCGCTGCGCGAGCTACGGCCCGACCTGACCGCCGGGCAGGCAGCGCTGCTGGTGGACGCGGCGCTCAGCGCCTTCGGCAGCGTGTCCACGCATCGCGCGACGGCAACCGGTACGGAGCAACTGCTCACCCGGGTCGCCTGGACCCTGCTGCGGACCGAGGCACCCCAGTTGCCGCCACAGCGGCACGCGACCCCAGCTACCACGCCGGTACGGCCGGCGTCGCGCCGGGAACTGCTGCTGAGCGAGGCGATCCGCCTGTTCCACCGCCACGGCTACCACGCCGTCGCCGTCGAGGACATCGGGCGTGCGGCCGGCATGCAGGCCTCCAGCGTCTACCGGTACTTCCCCAGCAAGGCCGACCTGCTCGCGGCCGCCTACTACCGCGCCACCGACCGCCTCACCGGCGCCACGACTGCCGCGATCGCCGAGGCGAGCGACCCGGCCGATGCCCTACGCCGGGTCGTGCAGGCCTACGTCGCCTACGCGTTCGGCCAGAGCGACCTCGTCGCGGTCTACCTCGCGGAGAACAACAACCTGCCCGACGAGGACCGCCACCAACTACGCGGGGCGCAGCGCTCGCACGTCGAGGAATGGGTACGACTCGTCGGTACGGTGCGACCAAACCTGCCGGTCGCCGACGCCCGTGTGCTCGTGCACGCCGCACTCAACGTCGTCACCGACATCGGTCGGCTTGGCCGATTCGACCGCACCTCAGGCTACGACGCCCAGACGGCCCGCCTCGCCCTGGCGGTGTTGCGGGCCTGA
- a CDS encoding TetR/AcrR family transcriptional regulator, giving the protein MTTGPTVAARPRNRKQAIVEAAGQVFSERGYHAASMEEIATAVGISAAALYRHFPNKYALFAACANIIVDKLVAAVDEWPPEAALRDVLLALTRVTVAHRASGGLYRWEARYLEREDRRLLRTKFAYVVGRVTDPVRREYPLPDERLRAVAALGVIGSVTMHHTSIAQRRIEDLLLASAMRVVATDPAAAAGTSRLVELPAQPVPRTRRAEILAAAIPLFARDGFGNVTNAQIGQAVGLAPSAIYRHYPGKVDILVAACLQAAGLLAQAVDRSLHQAADPRQAVVALAAAYVAYCFEHNALTSVAEAEVASLPADLRRPLIHAQREHIAVWEQQLRTVRPELDPRQARLLVHAGFGVVVEAGRALRWQDAPGHRDAVTALVTGALTL; this is encoded by the coding sequence GTGACCACCGGGCCGACCGTGGCCGCACGACCGCGTAACCGCAAGCAGGCCATCGTCGAAGCAGCCGGCCAGGTGTTCAGCGAGCGCGGCTACCACGCGGCGTCCATGGAGGAGATCGCCACCGCCGTGGGTATCAGCGCGGCAGCGCTGTACCGGCACTTCCCGAACAAGTACGCGCTGTTCGCCGCGTGCGCCAACATCATCGTGGACAAGCTTGTCGCAGCTGTCGATGAGTGGCCGCCCGAGGCGGCCCTGCGGGATGTGCTCCTCGCCCTCACCCGGGTCACTGTCGCGCACCGCGCCTCGGGCGGCCTCTACCGATGGGAGGCCCGCTACCTCGAGCGCGAGGATCGCCGGCTGCTTCGGACGAAGTTCGCGTACGTCGTGGGGCGGGTGACCGACCCGGTACGGCGCGAGTACCCACTGCCCGACGAGCGCCTGCGGGCCGTAGCGGCCCTCGGTGTGATCGGTTCCGTCACGATGCACCACACCTCGATCGCCCAACGCCGGATCGAGGATCTGTTGCTGGCATCCGCCATGCGCGTGGTCGCCACCGATCCGGCGGCGGCTGCGGGCACTTCGCGCCTGGTCGAACTGCCCGCCCAGCCCGTGCCACGCACGCGACGCGCCGAGATCCTGGCGGCGGCCATCCCGTTGTTCGCGCGGGACGGCTTCGGCAACGTTACGAACGCACAGATCGGTCAGGCGGTCGGGCTTGCCCCATCCGCGATCTATCGCCATTACCCCGGCAAGGTCGACATCCTGGTGGCCGCCTGTCTACAGGCGGCGGGACTGCTCGCCCAGGCTGTGGACCGAAGCCTTCATCAGGCTGCCGATCCACGTCAGGCCGTGGTCGCACTGGCGGCGGCGTACGTGGCCTATTGTTTCGAGCACAACGCGCTCACCAGTGTCGCCGAAGCCGAGGTCGCCAGCCTTCCGGCCGACCTGCGGCGCCCGTTGATCCACGCGCAGCGTGAGCACATCGCGGTCTGGGAGCAGCAGTTGCGGACGGTGCGTCCGGAGCTGGACCCGCGACAGGCCCGGCTGCTGGTTCATGCGGGGTTCGGTGTGGTGGTCGAGGCCGGACGCGCCCTGCGCTGGCAGGACGCCCCCGGCCACCGAGACGCGGTAACCGCCTTGGTCACCGGTGCGCTGACCCTGTGA
- a CDS encoding oxygenase MpaB family protein, giving the protein MQNLSRRSVLTLGAALGLVAATETPKAWAWSSANSIAGTDTVTDPWEVWDDDTDPLLVSLLDNNQVPAVNEAFKSWSRNGDPLPSGLPPELTAYLNRVNTLPSWADPVKLDRAAKFNKRMSMYLFLLYGLGSGIMSTVIPREARNVYWSEGGADMKARAAKTFTYGYDLNTPDAFKPTGYFMVTSHKTRLTHAAVRHLLPQSPAWQAVTDHPIPISNGDILITFHSLGTYVRRKLREWRNYGLRMSTAEEEAYLHMWQVALHLLGVRDEFIPATWAAADEQSEYVLTPLLAPTREGIDLADILLSLTSSVDLGVTKGFQREFSRYLLSDQIGDWLRLPRHPVSRGVIEVGWPAYIAFREGTSPIMPGTFTMFDRFVRGLAMLFLNNGSSPTQTPITIPTRNRPGS; this is encoded by the coding sequence ATGCAGAATCTCAGCAGAAGGAGCGTCCTGACCCTCGGTGCTGCGCTGGGTCTGGTTGCTGCGACGGAAACCCCCAAGGCGTGGGCATGGTCGTCTGCCAACTCGATCGCCGGAACCGACACGGTCACCGACCCGTGGGAGGTCTGGGACGACGACACCGACCCGCTCCTCGTCTCACTGCTGGACAACAACCAGGTCCCAGCCGTCAACGAGGCGTTCAAGTCGTGGAGCAGGAACGGCGACCCGCTGCCCAGCGGCCTACCCCCCGAACTCACCGCCTACCTCAACAGGGTCAACACCCTGCCGTCGTGGGCCGACCCGGTCAAGCTGGACCGCGCCGCGAAGTTCAACAAGCGGATGAGTATGTACCTGTTCCTGCTGTACGGCCTGGGCAGCGGAATCATGAGCACGGTGATCCCGCGGGAGGCTCGGAACGTCTACTGGTCCGAGGGCGGTGCCGACATGAAGGCGCGCGCGGCCAAGACCTTCACGTACGGCTACGACCTGAACACGCCCGACGCCTTCAAGCCCACGGGCTACTTCATGGTCACCTCGCACAAGACGCGTCTGACGCATGCCGCGGTACGACACCTGTTGCCCCAGTCGCCGGCGTGGCAGGCGGTGACGGACCACCCGATCCCCATCAGCAACGGCGACATCCTGATCACCTTCCACAGTTTGGGCACGTACGTGCGCCGCAAGCTGCGCGAGTGGCGTAACTACGGCCTCCGGATGTCGACCGCGGAAGAGGAGGCCTACCTGCACATGTGGCAGGTGGCGCTGCACCTGCTCGGCGTGCGGGACGAGTTCATCCCCGCGACCTGGGCCGCCGCAGACGAACAGTCGGAGTACGTGTTGACACCGCTCCTCGCTCCGACGCGGGAGGGCATCGACCTGGCCGACATCCTGTTGAGCCTGACCTCATCGGTCGACCTGGGTGTCACCAAGGGATTCCAACGTGAGTTCTCCCGTTATCTGCTCAGCGACCAGATCGGCGACTGGCTGAGGCTGCCGCGTCATCCCGTCTCGCGTGGCGTGATCGAGGTTGGTTGGCCGGCGTACATCGCGTTCCGCGAAGGGACGTCGCCGATCATGCCGGGGACCTTCACCATGTTCGACCGGTTCGTGCGCGGCCTGGCGATGCTGTTCCTCAACAACGGCAGCTCGCCGACCCAAACCCCCATCACCATTCCGACCAGAAACCGGCCCGGCAGCTGA
- a CDS encoding anaerobic ribonucleoside-triphosphate reductase activating protein, producing the protein MIRIGGWSRLSTCDWPGRLVTTVFCQGCPWRCGYCHNPELLDPRAEPAVRWETVTTHLARRQGLLDGVVFSGGEPLLQPRLAEAMHEVRTLGYTVGLHTGGGYPRRFGQILDQGLVDWVGFDIKASPDAYDDVTGVPNSAGPALRSLRHLLDSHVAHQLRTTVDPTLLDDGNVTELRIWLTRQGIRDHVWQEARGR; encoded by the coding sequence GTGATCCGCATTGGCGGCTGGTCCCGGCTGTCCACCTGCGACTGGCCGGGCCGCCTCGTCACCACCGTCTTCTGCCAGGGCTGCCCCTGGCGTTGCGGCTACTGCCACAATCCGGAGCTGCTCGACCCGCGCGCCGAACCGGCCGTGCGATGGGAAACGGTGACAACCCACCTCGCCCGTCGCCAGGGCCTGCTGGACGGTGTGGTCTTCTCCGGCGGTGAGCCGCTGCTGCAGCCGCGTCTTGCCGAGGCGATGCACGAGGTACGGACCCTCGGCTACACGGTGGGCCTGCACACCGGCGGCGGTTACCCGCGCCGCTTTGGACAGATCCTGGACCAAGGCCTGGTGGACTGGGTGGGCTTCGACATCAAGGCATCCCCAGATGCGTACGACGATGTGACCGGCGTACCCAACAGTGCGGGCCCCGCACTGCGAAGTCTGCGCCATCTGCTCGACTCCCACGTCGCCCACCAGTTGCGCACCACGGTCGACCCAACCCTGCTCGACGACGGCAACGTCACCGAGCTGAGGATCTGGCTAACCCGGCAAGGTATACGTGATCACGTGTGGCAGGAGGCACGGGGCAGGTGA
- a CDS encoding ribonucleoside triphosphate reductase gives MTQINAVDSVTEYLDRSDWRVTANANQGYSLGGLILNTAGKVVANYWLDQVYPEAIGRAHREGDFHIHDLDMLSGYCAGWSLRTLLTEGFNGVPGQIDSAPPRHFSSAVGQIVNFLGTLQNEWAGAQAFSSFDTYMAPFVRKDSMTYEEVHQCMQEMVHNLNVPSRWGTQTPFTNLTFDWTCPEDLREQAPEIDGAEMDFTYGDLQAEMDLVNRAYIEVMTTGDATGRVFTFPIPTYNITKDFPWESENAERLFAMTAKYGLPYFQNFINSDLDPGMIRSMCCRLQLNLTELLKRGNGLFGSAEQTGSLGVVTVNCARLGYLYAGDEQGLLEALDRLLELARDSLEIKRVTVQDLIDEGLFPYTKRYMGTLRNHFSTIGVNGINEMIRNFTHDAYDITAPAGHALAVRLLDHVRTRMVEFQEQTGHLYNLEATPAEGTTYRFAKEDRRRFPRILQAGTDENPYYTNSSQLPVGWTDDPFEALERQDELQTRYTGGTVLHLYMSERISTVAACRTLVRRSLERFSLPYLTVTPTFSICPEHGYLAGEHTTCPTCGGDCEVWTRVMGYHRPVSSFNIGKKGEHAERVHFQEKVAVPA, from the coding sequence GTGACACAGATCAACGCCGTGGACTCGGTGACCGAGTATTTGGACCGTAGCGACTGGCGGGTCACCGCCAACGCGAATCAGGGCTACTCGCTCGGGGGACTCATCCTGAACACGGCTGGCAAGGTGGTCGCCAACTACTGGCTCGACCAGGTCTATCCCGAGGCCATCGGCCGCGCCCATCGCGAAGGCGACTTCCATATCCACGACCTGGACATGCTCTCGGGTTACTGCGCAGGATGGTCCCTGCGCACCCTGCTGACCGAGGGTTTCAACGGGGTGCCCGGTCAGATCGACTCGGCGCCACCGAGGCACTTCTCCTCGGCGGTCGGACAGATCGTCAACTTTCTCGGCACGCTACAGAACGAATGGGCCGGTGCCCAGGCGTTCAGCTCCTTCGACACCTACATGGCGCCGTTCGTGCGCAAGGACTCCATGACGTACGAGGAGGTGCACCAGTGCATGCAGGAGATGGTGCACAACCTCAACGTGCCATCCCGTTGGGGCACCCAGACGCCGTTCACCAACCTTACCTTCGACTGGACCTGCCCCGAGGACCTTCGCGAGCAGGCACCGGAGATCGACGGTGCGGAGATGGACTTCACCTACGGGGATCTGCAGGCCGAGATGGACCTGGTCAACCGCGCGTACATCGAGGTCATGACGACGGGTGACGCGACCGGTCGGGTCTTCACTTTCCCGATCCCCACCTACAACATCACCAAGGACTTCCCCTGGGAGAGCGAGAACGCCGAGCGGCTGTTCGCCATGACCGCGAAGTACGGGCTCCCGTACTTCCAGAACTTCATCAATTCCGACCTCGACCCCGGCATGATCCGCTCGATGTGCTGCCGCCTGCAACTGAACCTCACCGAGCTGCTCAAGCGCGGCAACGGTCTGTTCGGCAGCGCCGAGCAGACCGGCTCCCTGGGTGTGGTCACCGTCAACTGCGCCCGCCTCGGATACCTGTACGCGGGTGACGAGCAGGGCCTGTTAGAGGCCCTCGACCGGCTGTTGGAGCTCGCCCGCGACAGCCTGGAGATCAAGCGGGTCACGGTCCAGGATCTGATCGACGAGGGCCTCTTTCCCTACACCAAGCGTTACATGGGTACGCTGCGTAATCATTTCTCGACCATCGGCGTCAACGGCATCAACGAGATGATCCGCAACTTCACGCACGACGCGTACGACATCACCGCCCCGGCGGGGCATGCTCTTGCCGTGCGGCTTCTCGACCACGTACGAACCCGCATGGTCGAGTTCCAGGAGCAGACCGGTCACCTCTACAACCTGGAGGCGACCCCGGCCGAGGGCACCACCTACCGCTTCGCGAAGGAGGACCGACGCCGGTTCCCCCGGATTCTGCAGGCGGGCACCGACGAGAACCCGTACTACACCAACTCCTCGCAACTACCCGTGGGCTGGACCGACGACCCGTTCGAGGCACTGGAACGGCAGGACGAACTGCAGACCAGGTACACCGGCGGCACGGTGCTCCACCTGTACATGTCCGAGCGGATCTCCACCGTGGCCGCGTGCCGCACCCTGGTACGCCGCTCACTGGAGCGGTTCTCGCTGCCCTATCTGACGGTGACACCGACCTTCTCGATCTGTCCCGAACATGGCTATCTGGCTGGGGAGCACACCACCTGTCCGACGTGCGGCGGAGACTGCGAGGTGTGGACCCGTGTCATGGGCTACCACCGTCCCGTCTCCTCCTTCAACATCGGCAAGAAGGGCGAGCATGCCGAGCGGGTGCACTTCCAGGAGAAGGTGGCGGTTCCCGCGTGA
- a CDS encoding DEAD/DEAH box helicase: protein MGDKGSVQGLAFERWGVRPTSAHARFTEPGWSYEERVGRACPRCAGALHSFRKPYERAGRTQRYVALVCPGCPATFTLADLGARKYDDVRQPVLSRAAQETSTASARPFRPSAAAGEDAQRALVLQFWRSVELFDAQKLDPPNPRERRYEVRPGQHLPWEAGHPLGREAMRKDLVWRHSVYGGVFELDRLHGTLERVFGDSGPDTDERAPRGNSALFAAAVTEDGRLLLGSLVLSTAAWAVGRVRRPGPGASGWLEGFDAAANQFVTAACEMVAAAEDDAVAQALAEEGVVVSRPVDQATLLALVSLAVGQLGVADVLAPAGLRVHSERVGRKRAHDVQVDFLNSFYMNDLAQVADAVADGDYGPALADFLTPNDALTRIRRRNVRDSDVQDALLEQLAPTRIPVGRWPAKVSHPLAASQQLAINAVMDRLGGPGGVFAVNGPPGTGKTTMLRDLVAAVVVDRAVRLTELPDPTAGFGEQRLAWRTEHCQRWIRPLRAELAGFEMVVASANNGAVANVTREIPQRKAIDDAWMDQAGYLSEHATRLLGEPAWGLVATRLGNKTNCNEFVGRFWYGNPADPSRKPGEEGPGFHEWLGTVGAGTNSCDWGSAVSAFRAAAAVERRIREARQAVHEALRQLSALEQASDVAERTWRTADNVWRAAQATAREADQAVVAASQVVQVARQRRQEHLAAKPGLWEMLFTLGKAIRRWHREDEPLAEAVRRTEAGLAAAASAAHAAGQAVANATHRAANAMTDRDRAVQALSAAQNLITEARREFGHSVPDVERQGEPIWRKTSGPWLDEEWNAARTLVFLAALDLHQAFIAGAASIMRGNLRTAMDVLTGQVPTGVSESVVRQAWQSLFLVVPVVSTTFASVSRLLGRLGREALGWLLIDEAGQAVPQAAVGAMWRAKRVVAVGDPLQLEPVVTVLHTTQVALARHHRVVDLWLPGRTSVQGLTDRVTALGTWLPGPDDNRVWVGAPLCVHRRCDNPMFDIVNTAVYAGLMVHATAPRSVSLSVRDSTWIDITASSADGHWIPAEGDATLQVLGYLEREGISPDQIMVISPFRDVARQLRRLLAAQYPQLVHGTVHTAQGKEAEVVLFVLGGNPAKPGARQWAASRPNLFNVAVSRAKQRLYVVGDHDNWAKLPYFSVLSRDLPVRLLRSEIRETAE, encoded by the coding sequence GTGGGTGACAAGGGTTCGGTGCAGGGGTTGGCGTTTGAGCGGTGGGGTGTGCGGCCGACGTCGGCGCACGCGCGCTTCACCGAGCCGGGGTGGTCGTACGAGGAGCGGGTCGGCCGGGCTTGCCCTCGCTGCGCTGGCGCGCTGCACAGCTTCCGCAAGCCGTACGAGCGGGCGGGTCGGACGCAGCGGTATGTCGCATTGGTGTGTCCGGGGTGCCCGGCGACGTTCACGCTGGCCGACCTGGGGGCGAGGAAGTACGACGATGTCCGGCAGCCGGTGTTGAGCAGGGCCGCGCAGGAGACTTCGACGGCTTCGGCAAGGCCCTTCAGGCCGTCGGCGGCGGCCGGAGAGGATGCTCAGCGGGCGCTGGTGTTGCAGTTCTGGCGGTCCGTGGAGCTGTTCGATGCGCAGAAGCTGGATCCGCCGAATCCTCGGGAACGCCGATATGAGGTGCGGCCGGGGCAGCATCTGCCGTGGGAGGCTGGGCACCCGTTGGGCCGAGAGGCTATGCGGAAAGACTTGGTCTGGCGGCATTCCGTGTACGGCGGGGTGTTCGAACTGGACCGGCTACACGGGACATTGGAGCGGGTATTCGGCGACTCGGGACCGGATACGGATGAGCGTGCGCCGCGCGGCAACAGTGCGCTGTTCGCTGCGGCGGTGACTGAGGATGGCCGGTTGCTGCTGGGGTCGCTGGTGTTGTCGACGGCCGCGTGGGCGGTGGGACGGGTGCGGCGACCCGGGCCAGGTGCCTCGGGCTGGCTGGAGGGCTTCGATGCGGCGGCGAACCAGTTCGTCACGGCGGCGTGCGAGATGGTGGCTGCCGCTGAGGACGATGCGGTAGCGCAGGCGTTGGCCGAAGAGGGGGTGGTGGTGAGCCGCCCGGTGGATCAGGCGACTCTGTTGGCCCTGGTCAGCCTGGCCGTCGGGCAGTTGGGCGTGGCCGACGTGCTGGCTCCGGCAGGGCTTCGCGTGCACAGCGAACGCGTTGGGCGGAAGCGGGCGCACGACGTACAGGTGGATTTCCTCAACAGCTTCTATATGAATGACCTGGCCCAGGTCGCCGACGCGGTCGCCGACGGCGACTATGGACCCGCGCTGGCGGACTTCCTGACTCCCAATGACGCGCTAACGAGGATTCGCCGACGCAATGTAAGAGATTCCGACGTGCAGGACGCGTTGCTGGAACAGCTGGCACCGACGCGGATCCCCGTCGGGCGGTGGCCTGCCAAGGTCAGCCATCCGCTGGCGGCAAGCCAACAGCTGGCTATCAATGCAGTGATGGATCGGCTCGGCGGGCCGGGCGGCGTCTTCGCCGTGAACGGGCCGCCTGGCACAGGCAAGACCACCATGCTGCGCGACCTGGTCGCCGCAGTAGTGGTGGATCGGGCCGTACGGCTGACGGAGTTGCCGGATCCGACGGCGGGGTTCGGCGAACAACGGCTGGCGTGGCGCACTGAGCATTGTCAGCGGTGGATTCGGCCGCTGCGAGCCGAGTTGGCCGGCTTCGAGATGGTGGTTGCCTCGGCGAACAACGGTGCGGTCGCTAACGTCACCCGGGAGATCCCGCAGCGCAAGGCAATCGACGACGCGTGGATGGACCAGGCGGGCTACTTATCCGAGCATGCCACCCGGCTGCTCGGTGAGCCTGCGTGGGGTCTGGTCGCGACGCGGTTGGGCAACAAGACCAACTGCAACGAGTTCGTTGGCCGCTTCTGGTATGGCAACCCGGCTGATCCGAGTAGGAAGCCTGGTGAGGAAGGACCCGGTTTCCACGAGTGGTTGGGCACGGTAGGTGCCGGGACCAACTCGTGCGACTGGGGCAGTGCCGTGTCGGCGTTCCGTGCCGCCGCCGCTGTGGAGCGACGGATCCGCGAGGCGCGCCAGGCGGTGCACGAGGCGCTACGACAACTATCTGCCCTGGAGCAGGCGAGTGACGTCGCCGAGCGGACGTGGCGGACCGCGGACAATGTGTGGAGGGCGGCCCAGGCGACAGCGAGGGAGGCTGATCAGGCTGTGGTTGCCGCGAGCCAGGTGGTGCAGGTCGCACGCCAGCGGCGGCAGGAACATCTCGCAGCAAAACCGGGCCTTTGGGAGATGCTGTTCACTCTCGGAAAGGCGATTCGGCGTTGGCACCGCGAGGACGAGCCTCTTGCCGAGGCTGTGCGGCGTACTGAGGCTGGCCTTGCCGCTGCCGCGAGCGCTGCCCATGCAGCGGGCCAGGCCGTTGCCAACGCCACGCACCGTGCCGCCAACGCCATGACCGACCGGGACCGGGCCGTGCAGGCCCTCTCCGCAGCACAGAACCTCATCACCGAGGCCCGGCGCGAATTCGGGCACAGCGTGCCCGATGTTGAGCGACAAGGCGAGCCGATCTGGCGGAAAACCAGCGGGCCGTGGCTCGACGAGGAATGGAACGCTGCCCGAACTCTGGTATTCCTCGCTGCCCTCGACCTGCATCAGGCGTTCATCGCCGGCGCGGCGAGCATCATGCGTGGCAACCTGCGTACGGCGATGGATGTGCTGACCGGGCAGGTGCCGACCGGCGTGTCGGAGTCGGTGGTCCGCCAGGCCTGGCAGTCGTTGTTTCTCGTGGTGCCGGTGGTGTCCACAACGTTCGCGTCGGTAAGCCGGCTGTTGGGGCGGCTTGGCCGCGAGGCGCTGGGCTGGCTGCTCATCGACGAGGCCGGCCAGGCCGTTCCGCAGGCCGCGGTCGGGGCGATGTGGCGGGCCAAACGGGTCGTCGCGGTCGGCGATCCACTGCAACTCGAGCCGGTCGTCACCGTGCTGCACACCACCCAGGTTGCCCTGGCCCGCCACCACCGGGTGGTCGACCTCTGGCTGCCCGGACGCACCTCCGTGCAGGGTCTGACCGACCGGGTCACCGCCCTGGGAACCTGGCTACCCGGCCCCGACGACAACCGGGTATGGGTCGGGGCACCGCTCTGCGTGCACCGCCGCTGCGACAATCCGATGTTCGACATCGTCAACACGGCGGTCTACGCCGGTCTCATGGTCCACGCCACCGCGCCTCGTAGTGTTTCCCTCTCGGTCAGGGACAGCACGTGGATCGACATCACTGCCAGTAGCGCCGACGGGCACTGGATTCCCGCCGAGGGCGACGCGACCCTGCAGGTCCTCGGCTACCTGGAGCGGGAAGGCATCAGCCCGGATCAGATTATGGTGATCAGCCCGTTCCGTGACGTCGCCCGCCAGTTGCGCCGCCTGCTCGCCGCCCAGTATCCGCAGTTGGTCCATGGCACGGTCCACACCGCCCAGGGCAAGGAAGCCGAGGTCGTCCTGTTCGTTCTCGGCGGGAACCCGGCAAAGCCCGGTGCCCGCCAGTGGGCCGCGTCCCGGCCCAACCTGTTCAACGTCGCAGTCTCGCGGGCAAAACAGCGCTTGTATGTGGTGGGCGATCACGATAATTGGGCTAAATTGCCATATTTCAGTGTCCTCAGCCGCGACCTGCCCGTCCGTTTACTCCGCAGCGAGATCCGCGAGACGGCCGAGTGA
- a CDS encoding MBL fold metallo-hydrolase: MSDQSQLEEFFKFQQGIIDEFRANEGKVGGMFEVYPLHPHHDGGAPRPAPHPAPRTDAGRRRGPSRRLGGRRTEAAMVQAGRHEAPLRHPGGELVLRQVADGVLVHESEFLQSNTIVVQGRDGVLLIDPGLQDHELACLATDLSASDRTVVAGFSTHPDWDHLLWHAQLGEAPRYGTARCAAAAREQLSDPDTKAHITDHLAETEIAGKVSLDLYGFVTALPVGTARIPWDGPGVRIIEHQAHAPGHAALFVEERGVLVAGDMLSDVLVPMLDLDGAADPIEDYLAALRQLEGVAADVDVVVPGHGSVCGAGQVHERIERDRAYVLALRDGREPGDPRIGPSAKPGWEWVSDVHHGQARALAGD; encoded by the coding sequence ATGTCAGACCAGAGCCAACTCGAGGAATTCTTCAAGTTCCAGCAGGGGATAATCGACGAGTTCCGCGCCAACGAAGGCAAAGTCGGCGGGATGTTCGAGGTCTACCCTTTGCATCCTCACCACGACGGGGGCGCGCCCCGGCCGGCCCCGCACCCAGCCCCTCGGACTGATGCAGGTCGACGGAGAGGACCTAGTCGTCGCCTCGGCGGGCGGCGCACCGAAGCAGCGATGGTTCAAGCAGGGCGTCACGAAGCACCACTACGCCATCCGGGAGGTGAGCTCGTGCTGAGGCAGGTTGCGGACGGCGTGCTGGTTCACGAGAGCGAATTCCTCCAGAGCAACACCATTGTCGTGCAAGGCCGCGACGGCGTGTTGCTCATCGACCCCGGATTGCAGGACCACGAACTGGCTTGCCTCGCGACCGACCTGTCCGCATCGGACCGGACCGTCGTGGCGGGCTTCTCGACGCATCCGGATTGGGATCACCTGCTCTGGCACGCACAACTCGGCGAAGCGCCCCGTTACGGCACCGCCCGCTGCGCGGCCGCTGCCCGGGAACAGCTGTCCGACCCGGACACGAAGGCCCACATTACCGACCACCTTGCCGAGACGGAGATCGCCGGGAAGGTCTCGCTGGACCTGTACGGCTTCGTCACCGCCCTGCCCGTCGGGACGGCGCGGATTCCCTGGGACGGCCCCGGAGTTCGGATCATCGAACATCAAGCCCATGCGCCGGGTCACGCGGCGTTGTTCGTCGAGGAGCGCGGGGTTCTCGTTGCCGGCGACATGCTTTCCGACGTACTAGTCCCGATGCTCGATCTGGACGGTGCCGCCGACCCGATCGAGGACTACCTCGCGGCGTTGCGGCAGCTGGAGGGCGTGGCGGCCGACGTTGACGTCGTCGTCCCCGGCCACGGGTCGGTCTGCGGAGCCGGTCAGGTGCACGAGCGGATCGAGCGCGACCGGGCGTATGTGCTCGCCTTGCGTGATGGTCGCGAGCCCGGTGACCCGCGGATCGGCCCCTCGGCCAAGCCCGGCTGGGAGTGGGTGAGCGATGTGCACCACGGGCAGGCGCGGGCCCTGGCCGGTGACTAG